From Deltaproteobacteria bacterium:
GCGACAGTGACAAAGAAAATCAAGCTCGGCACGGGAATCTGCTTGCTACCGGAGCGTGAGCCGATGATGACGGCAAAAGTCATAGCCAGTCTTGACCTCTATTCAGGTGGGCGCGTCATTATTGGCGCCGGGGCAGGATGGTTACGCGAAGAAACGGAAGTCATGGGCGTGAGTTTTCACTTGCGGTGGAAGCGAATGCGCGAAATGGTGGAAGCGATGCGAGTGCTGTGGACCAAGACCGAAGCCAGTTACGAAGGCGAGACCGTGCGCTTTCCAGCGGTACGCTGTGAGCCCAAACCGGTGCAAAAGAACGGACCACCGATTTTACTCGGTGCCCACGGGCCGAAAGCGTTAGAGCGAGTGGCCCGGACGTACGACGGCTGGCTCCCGCTGGTTCATAGCGCCGAGGAGTTCAAGAAAGATATGACTGAGATCCGCCGACTCGCCCGAGAAGCGGGACGCAACCCCGACAGCCTGCAGTGCAC
This genomic window contains:
- a CDS encoding LLM class F420-dependent oxidoreductase, coding for MNIGILMTATAQSGDLAEYARKVESLGFDSLWIPEHPVIPVGHKTPFPIGDGKLPEHYNRWADPFIALTVAATVTKKIKLGTGICLLPEREPMMTAKVIASLDLYSGGRVIIGAGAGWLREETEVMGVSFHLRWKRMREMVEAMRVLWTKTEASYEGETVRFPAVRCEPKPVQKNGPPILLGAHGPKALERVARTYDGWLPLVHSAEEFKKDMTEIRRLAREAGRNPDSLQCTAIVEPSENGPSTDDLKRYRDAGAERVIVFSQRMGTEIADGKGMEWINRVAPVIERGQKV